One window from the genome of Bacillus weihaiensis encodes:
- a CDS encoding sulfite oxidase-like oxidoreductase, translated as MNKADRIKRMKVPAVDPKLAKRLPPGQVLTERFPILHEGEVPTYDLASWSLRIFGSVNQEVTLSYDDLMNMKQSSVTCDIHCVTRWSRFDNTFTGVKFQDLMKELHIETKSKYVMLHADHDYTANLALSDLDREDVLLAHSFENEPLTDKHGWPLRLVVPHLYFWKSVKWIRGIEFIDENHPGFWEQNGFHLNGDPFKEERFSGEDLPIPEDEWEKKDYD; from the coding sequence ATGAATAAAGCGGACCGAATTAAAAGAATGAAAGTGCCAGCAGTTGATCCTAAGCTTGCCAAACGTTTACCACCTGGACAAGTATTAACAGAACGCTTTCCAATTTTACATGAAGGTGAAGTACCAACCTATGATCTTGCTTCATGGTCTTTACGAATTTTCGGATCAGTTAATCAAGAAGTAACATTATCATACGATGATTTGATGAATATGAAGCAATCGTCTGTTACATGTGATATCCACTGTGTAACGCGCTGGTCTCGCTTTGATAATACGTTTACGGGTGTGAAATTTCAAGATCTTATGAAGGAGTTACACATTGAAACAAAAAGTAAATATGTGATGCTTCATGCAGATCATGATTACACGGCAAACTTGGCGTTATCAGATTTAGATCGCGAAGATGTGTTACTCGCTCACTCTTTTGAAAATGAGCCTTTAACAGACAAGCATGGTTGGCCTTTACGATTAGTGGTTCCACATCTTTATTTCTGGAAGAGTGTGAAATGGATTAGAGGCATTGAGTTTATTGATGAAAATCACCCAGGCTTTTGGGAGCAGAATGGCTTTCATCTAAATGGAGATCCGTTTAAAGAAGAGCGTTTCTCTGGAGAGGATTTGCCAATCCCTGAGGATGAATGGGAGAAAAAAGACTATGACTGA
- a CDS encoding ABC transporter permease yields the protein MELFDLTLISSTLRMVTPILLAALGGALCARVGLFNVGLEGLVLIGAFSAIVGNHLTGSVFLAVGFAAIMSLVFSMLFAYMTIHLKANDIVVGVAINFLALGLTTFALRTIFDVKGAYYDKDMKGLPKWDIPVIENIPVLGELLSGHSPLVYVSFLAAILLYVFLYRTVTGFRVLSIGMNQVAAKSIGLKVGALQYLAIGLCGVLCGLAGAQLSLGQVTLFSEGMTAGRGFIALVAMMLGQSHPIGIVGSSLLFGFMDAISIRLQGFSLPTQFTQMLPYVITIFAMFLLRDRGMGSQHGNQQSGR from the coding sequence ATGGAACTCTTTGATCTAACATTAATAAGCTCAACACTCCGGATGGTGACACCTATTTTACTTGCTGCTTTAGGTGGGGCACTGTGCGCGCGCGTTGGGCTATTCAATGTTGGTTTAGAAGGATTAGTGCTAATTGGGGCTTTTTCTGCTATTGTGGGTAACCATTTAACAGGAAGTGTATTTTTAGCTGTTGGATTTGCCGCTATCATGTCTTTAGTATTTTCTATGCTATTTGCTTATATGACGATTCATTTAAAGGCAAATGATATTGTCGTCGGTGTTGCAATTAACTTTTTAGCTCTTGGGCTCACAACCTTTGCGCTTCGAACGATCTTTGATGTAAAGGGTGCTTATTATGATAAAGATATGAAAGGATTGCCAAAATGGGATATCCCAGTCATTGAGAATATCCCTGTTTTAGGAGAGCTTTTATCAGGGCATTCCCCTCTTGTCTATGTTTCATTTTTAGCAGCCATCCTTTTATATGTTTTTTTATATCGAACTGTCACAGGATTTCGTGTTCTTTCAATCGGAATGAATCAAGTAGCAGCCAAAAGCATCGGGCTAAAGGTAGGCGCTCTTCAATACTTAGCAATAGGTTTATGTGGGGTTTTGTGTGGATTAGCGGGAGCTCAGCTTTCATTAGGACAAGTAACGTTGTTCTCTGAAGGAATGACTGCTGGACGTGGATTCATTGCCTTAGTCGCGATGATGCTCGGTCAATCACATCCTATTGGGATCGTGGGCTCAAGCTTGTTATTTGGATTTATGGATGCGATTAGCATTCGTTTACAAGGCTTTTCGTTACCAACTCAATTTACACAGATGCTACCATATGTCATCACGATTTTTGCTATGTTCCTCTTAAGAGATCGTGGAATGGGATCTCAGCATGGTAATCAGCAGAGCGGGAGGTAG
- a CDS encoding ABC transporter permease, with protein sequence MNTNFIRFLRPLFQPFVAIMIGLLTGAIAISVVGEPVLASYKEMWNGAFGNFYFFTSTLARATPIMLVGLGVALAFRAGVFNLGAEGQMVLGAVSAALAGVYLPGSGIGKTLLILLVGMLAGGLWSLLAGWLEAKFKVQLLISTLLLNYIAILFASYLVSDPFQDQSGSAALAQTVMLDQSVWLPKLFQGMSVHWGFVIAIAAALIMYVIFKTTSAGFEVKMLGFNPFFASYGGINKMKVMLVSMFISGALSGLAGTVEVLGTQYRFVDGALTGPGLAWTGLMATLLANSHPIGTAITSIFLAALETGAMGMERNTQVPLEVSSIIQSVLILFISAKITLKWWKRKKKAGGSHGTL encoded by the coding sequence ATGAACACTAATTTCATACGTTTCCTTCGTCCATTATTTCAGCCTTTTGTTGCGATTATGATTGGGTTACTCACAGGAGCCATTGCTATAAGTGTAGTAGGAGAACCTGTTTTAGCATCTTACAAAGAAATGTGGAATGGGGCTTTTGGTAATTTTTATTTTTTTACTTCAACCTTAGCGAGAGCAACTCCAATTATGCTAGTAGGGCTTGGTGTCGCGCTAGCCTTTCGAGCTGGAGTTTTTAATTTAGGTGCAGAGGGACAGATGGTACTTGGAGCGGTGAGTGCCGCATTAGCTGGTGTATACTTGCCGGGAAGTGGAATAGGCAAGACACTCCTCATCTTGCTTGTAGGTATGTTAGCAGGAGGCTTGTGGTCCTTGTTAGCAGGGTGGCTTGAGGCGAAATTCAAGGTTCAATTGCTTATTTCTACTTTATTACTAAATTACATAGCTATTTTATTTGCTAGTTACTTAGTTTCAGATCCTTTTCAAGATCAATCAGGATCCGCTGCACTTGCCCAAACGGTTATGCTTGATCAAAGTGTTTGGCTACCTAAGTTGTTCCAAGGAATGAGTGTTCATTGGGGATTTGTGATTGCTATTGCAGCTGCTCTCATTATGTACGTGATTTTTAAAACCACCTCAGCAGGATTTGAGGTAAAAATGCTAGGCTTTAACCCATTTTTTGCTTCCTATGGTGGGATAAATAAAATGAAGGTTATGCTAGTTAGTATGTTTATCAGTGGAGCCTTATCAGGGCTTGCTGGGACCGTTGAAGTGCTTGGCACACAATACCGATTTGTTGATGGAGCACTAACTGGTCCGGGCTTAGCATGGACAGGTTTAATGGCGACACTTTTAGCAAACTCCCATCCTATTGGTACGGCGATTACTTCGATTTTTTTAGCGGCGTTAGAAACAGGGGCAATGGGAATGGAGAGAAATACTCAAGTACCACTCGAGGTTTCAAGTATCATTCAGTCGGTTCTTATTTTATTTATTTCAGCAAAAATCACTCTGAAATGGTGGAAACGAAAAAAGAAAGCAGGTGGCTCACATGGAACTCTTTGA
- a CDS encoding ABC transporter ATP-binding protein: MTYRLEMKEMTKMYGSFKANDSISLSLKAGEVHAVVGENGAGKTTLMRMLYGMEQPTSGEIYIDGKLVSFASPNDAIANKIGMVHQHFMLFPDFTSAENIVIGHEPKSGMFFNRTKAAEQVQALGDHYQIPVRPNVKTAECSVGEQQRIEILKVLYQGADIIILDEPSAVLTPLEVKGLLKTIRQLADQGKSIILITHKLREVMEVADSMTVLRNGKVTGAVSKKDTSVDELAKLMVGRELHELSNRVQMKGEPILELRNVTVQEKTNKPLLDDVTLTVKRGEIVGIAGVSGNGQSELLQAISGLRSIQEGQLLIYGQDITNQSVASIRKAGLSHIPEDRYLWGAAKQASVEETALMGYQRKPDYRSYSFLLKAPFRKLVNSWIDKFEIKTGSLDEQAGNLSGGNLQKLIVARELGQETPLLIAAEPTRGVDIGAMEYIHEALLEKRNKGEAVLLVSSELSEIMSLSDRILVMYEGKIVGEINRSDASEEAISVLMAGGQQNEH, from the coding sequence ATGACCTATCGTTTAGAAATGAAAGAGATGACAAAGATGTACGGAAGTTTTAAAGCAAATGACTCGATTTCACTCTCCCTCAAGGCTGGAGAAGTTCATGCTGTGGTTGGGGAAAATGGAGCAGGGAAAACGACGTTGATGAGGATGCTTTATGGAATGGAGCAGCCAACCTCAGGTGAAATTTACATAGATGGTAAGCTTGTATCCTTTGCTAGCCCTAATGATGCTATTGCGAATAAAATTGGGATGGTTCATCAGCACTTTATGCTTTTTCCTGACTTTACGTCAGCTGAGAATATTGTTATCGGTCATGAACCTAAATCAGGGATGTTTTTTAATCGGACAAAAGCAGCTGAGCAGGTTCAAGCTTTAGGTGACCACTATCAAATTCCAGTGAGACCTAATGTGAAAACGGCTGAATGTTCTGTTGGAGAGCAGCAGAGAATTGAAATCTTAAAGGTCCTTTATCAAGGAGCAGATATTATTATTCTTGATGAGCCATCTGCGGTATTAACACCACTTGAAGTAAAGGGACTGCTCAAGACGATCCGCCAGCTAGCAGATCAAGGGAAGAGTATCATTCTGATAACTCATAAACTGCGTGAGGTCATGGAAGTAGCTGACTCCATGACGGTGTTGAGAAATGGTAAGGTGACGGGGGCTGTTTCAAAAAAAGACACCTCTGTAGATGAGCTAGCAAAGCTAATGGTTGGGCGTGAATTGCATGAACTTAGTAATCGTGTTCAGATGAAGGGTGAGCCAATACTTGAACTGAGAAATGTCACCGTGCAGGAAAAGACGAATAAGCCACTTTTAGATGATGTGACACTTACTGTAAAACGTGGCGAAATAGTGGGGATTGCTGGTGTTTCAGGAAATGGACAATCAGAGCTTCTACAAGCTATATCTGGATTAAGGTCTATTCAAGAAGGTCAACTATTGATTTATGGGCAAGACATAACGAATCAGTCGGTTGCAAGTATTCGAAAGGCTGGTCTATCTCATATTCCAGAGGACCGATATTTGTGGGGTGCAGCAAAACAAGCGAGTGTTGAAGAAACGGCTTTGATGGGTTACCAACGAAAACCGGACTATCGTTCGTATTCGTTTTTGCTAAAAGCTCCTTTCCGCAAGCTAGTGAACAGCTGGATTGATAAGTTTGAAATTAAGACAGGGTCATTAGATGAACAGGCTGGAAATCTTTCTGGTGGAAATCTTCAAAAACTCATTGTCGCTAGAGAGCTAGGACAAGAAACGCCATTATTAATTGCTGCTGAACCAACTCGTGGAGTGGATATTGGTGCGATGGAATATATTCATGAAGCGCTATTAGAGAAAAGAAACAAGGGAGAAGCGGTCTTACTTGTTTCGTCAGAATTAAGTGAAATTATGTCTCTTTCTGATCGAATTTTAGTTATGTACGAGGGGAAAATAGTTGGAGAAATCAATCGTTCTGATGCATCAGAAGAAGCAATCAGTGTATTAATGGCAGGAGGTCAGCAAAATGAACACTAA
- a CDS encoding BMP family protein translates to MKKLFIFIALFTLVLAGCGANETTNSAGDKTEGKAKKVALILPEKIGVNPFFQQMDEGAKKAAEEFGFELKTIESTDHTAIEENLRVAVAEGYDLIITSSFEAEDALKKVAGENPDQPFAIIDTTVDLPNVRSVNFREHEAAYLLGASAGLSTKTNTVGMVAAMDIPLLKKWTVAFENGLHSTNPDATFLVNYVGNFNDPAKAKELALLQASQGADFIAGAAAVGDLGVFEAAKEKGFYTAGQDVDRTELDPDHIVLSQLKGTDAVAYETIKAFAEGTYEAGVVAYGLKEEGVGLTYVTHESATPLNDFVGQEVVDQVKEIKDQIVNGELEVPNPLEN, encoded by the coding sequence GTGAAAAAACTATTTATTTTTATTGCGTTGTTTACATTGGTTTTAGCTGGATGTGGAGCAAATGAAACAACGAATTCAGCAGGAGATAAAACAGAGGGTAAGGCAAAGAAGGTGGCTCTTATTCTTCCAGAGAAGATTGGTGTTAACCCCTTTTTTCAGCAAATGGATGAAGGAGCGAAAAAAGCAGCTGAGGAATTTGGATTTGAATTAAAGACGATTGAGTCAACAGATCATACGGCGATTGAAGAAAATCTACGTGTGGCTGTAGCGGAAGGATATGATTTAATCATTACTTCTTCATTTGAAGCGGAGGATGCGTTAAAGAAAGTGGCAGGAGAAAATCCTGATCAACCATTTGCGATTATTGATACAACGGTTGATTTACCAAATGTACGTAGTGTGAATTTCAGAGAACATGAAGCAGCTTACTTATTAGGTGCTTCAGCGGGTTTATCTACAAAGACAAATACAGTTGGTATGGTAGCGGCAATGGATATTCCCCTTCTAAAGAAATGGACTGTAGCGTTCGAGAATGGACTTCACTCTACGAATCCAGATGCTACATTCCTAGTTAACTATGTTGGTAACTTCAATGATCCTGCGAAAGCGAAGGAGCTAGCTTTACTTCAAGCTTCACAAGGAGCAGATTTTATTGCAGGTGCAGCAGCTGTAGGTGATCTTGGTGTGTTTGAAGCAGCGAAGGAAAAAGGATTTTACACTGCTGGACAAGATGTAGATCGTACGGAATTAGATCCTGATCACATTGTTCTTTCACAATTAAAAGGTACAGATGCTGTAGCATATGAAACAATTAAGGCTTTTGCTGAAGGAACGTATGAAGCTGGTGTTGTAGCATACGGATTAAAAGAAGAAGGCGTTGGTTTAACATATGTTACGCATGAAAGTGCGACACCATTAAACGATTTTGTTGGACAAGAAGTAGTTGATCAAGTGAAAGAGATAAAAGATCAAATTGTAAATGGTGAACTAGAGGTTCCGAATCCATTAGAAAACTAA
- a CDS encoding peptidoglycan-binding domain-containing protein: MCALACGGLKEAGFNVGTVDGKFGSKTESAVIAFQKKVGIKADGIAGNQTYSHLKSYNPYKTYTPPKPKIDNSLTIYASHEKVVENKNSTWSEVSKSLKEIAKLGYDFVIGDDINTLLDKDASTVDKLIAGLSFVPGGKAINGAIKVSKVGKKVLLDLDLQFFAKIKANEHGYFGKVGKSSSSKVRNISGGDLEAKKFFNALTEGYVSEKKLDNGVLRILKDGTAITYRPVSKSDSTPAVDINGGKTYKSQKIHFID; the protein is encoded by the coding sequence TTGTGTGCCTTAGCATGTGGGGGTTTAAAAGAAGCAGGTTTTAACGTAGGCACTGTAGATGGTAAATTCGGTAGTAAAACTGAATCTGCCGTAATTGCCTTTCAAAAGAAAGTTGGAATAAAGGCAGATGGCATTGCTGGGAATCAAACATATTCGCATTTGAAAAGTTATAATCCTTATAAAACATATACCCCTCCTAAGCCTAAAATCGATAATTCATTAACTATATATGCTTCACATGAGAAGGTTGTTGAAAACAAAAATTCCACTTGGAGTGAAGTTTCTAAATCTTTAAAAGAAATAGCAAAACTTGGTTATGATTTTGTAATAGGGGATGACATTAATACTTTATTAGATAAAGATGCGAGTACTGTTGATAAATTAATTGCTGGATTGAGCTTTGTTCCAGGTGGTAAAGCAATTAATGGTGCCATAAAAGTTAGTAAGGTTGGTAAAAAGGTTTTATTGGATTTAGATTTACAGTTCTTTGCAAAAATTAAAGCAAATGAGCATGGTTATTTTGGAAAAGTGGGAAAAAGCTCCAGTAGTAAAGTAAGAAATATCTCTGGAGGAGATCTGGAAGCTAAGAAGTTTTTTAATGCTCTAACAGAAGGTTATGTTAGTGAGAAAAAATTGGATAATGGTGTACTAAGAATATTGAAAGATGGTACAGCTATAACTTATAGACCTGTTTCAAAATCAGATAGTACACCAGCTGTAGATATTAATGGTGGCAAAACTTATAAATCTCAAAAAATTCATTTTATAGACTAG
- a CDS encoding tyrosine-type recombinase/integrase produces MLRHTTAKTLVNNGVSIVEIASILGHVRNDGTPNTLMTARYVKPSQEDLLVSINNLNY; encoded by the coding sequence ATGCTAAGGCACACAACGGCGAAGACGTTAGTTAACAATGGTGTATCAATAGTTGAGATAGCTTCCATACTAGGGCATGTAAGAAATGATGGAACCCCTAATACATTAATGACCGCCCGATACGTGAAGCCAAGCCAAGAAGATTTATTAGTATCCATAAACAACCTGAACTACTAA
- a CDS encoding AIPR family protein, protein MKERLTPKEFRNKSISLRIEESFETFETTVAKVRTSDFADFVNDGGNLLYHSNIRNYLNSTKINKGIKQTLKDEPEFFWFYNNGVTIVCDRFETKMGKLSLLAPQIVNGCQTAKTIGDFYKHKTKDELPSIEFDGHLLVKIIKTPNKDDESKKKGIRDNITRFTNSQNAVRGLDFYALDEFQHELRDRFEKIGFYYEIQRGSFISLNKVKQSVYKGSEDYNYLLEGVKSKKKYVLPAKEVIQAYTATVKLMPNVAYGRANELIPSGNKWDEIINEKTRSLPLEHFLFPYLSLKYVKEELGYKTGANDFKVNSAFLFIATYNLFLTSLVNEFQNTNYETIEEVNVKLLKTIFKSADLNKQIFICTHGILKLFFQDSNVEEAKRENLRGFIQNKMKKGTKYWAILERRVQLEIRDLEIENKNLYIELKELISNPIYLELPTE, encoded by the coding sequence ATTAAAGAAAGGCTAACTCCAAAAGAATTCAGAAATAAAAGTATATCATTAAGAATAGAGGAAAGTTTTGAGACATTTGAAACGACAGTTGCAAAAGTAAGAACTAGTGATTTTGCAGACTTTGTTAATGATGGGGGCAATCTATTATATCACTCTAATATAAGAAATTACTTAAATAGTACAAAGATTAATAAAGGGATAAAACAGACTCTAAAGGATGAACCGGAATTTTTTTGGTTTTACAATAATGGTGTAACGATAGTTTGTGATAGATTTGAAACTAAAATGGGAAAACTCTCATTATTAGCACCTCAAATAGTAAACGGATGTCAGACTGCTAAAACAATTGGGGATTTTTATAAACATAAAACTAAAGATGAATTACCATCAATTGAATTCGATGGACATTTGCTAGTAAAAATTATCAAAACACCCAATAAAGATGATGAAAGTAAGAAAAAAGGTATAAGAGATAATATTACTAGATTTACTAACAGTCAGAACGCTGTTCGTGGTCTAGATTTCTATGCTTTAGATGAGTTTCAACATGAATTAAGGGATAGATTTGAAAAAATCGGTTTTTATTATGAAATACAGAGAGGTTCATTCATCTCATTAAATAAAGTAAAACAGAGTGTCTACAAAGGTAGTGAAGATTACAACTACTTGTTAGAAGGGGTTAAAAGTAAAAAGAAATATGTCCTACCTGCAAAGGAAGTAATCCAAGCCTATACTGCCACAGTAAAACTTATGCCCAATGTAGCATATGGTCGGGCGAATGAACTAATACCTAGTGGGAATAAATGGGATGAGATAATTAATGAAAAAACAAGAAGTTTACCTTTGGAACATTTCCTATTTCCTTATTTATCTTTAAAATATGTTAAAGAAGAACTTGGTTATAAAACTGGGGCAAACGATTTCAAGGTGAATTCTGCATTTTTGTTTATAGCTACATATAATTTATTTTTAACCAGCTTGGTAAATGAATTTCAAAACACTAATTATGAAACAATTGAAGAGGTGAATGTAAAGTTACTGAAAACAATCTTTAAAAGTGCCGACCTAAATAAACAAATATTTATTTGTACACATGGTATTTTAAAATTATTTTTTCAAGATTCTAATGTTGAAGAAGCCAAACGTGAGAATTTAAGAGGATTTATCCAGAATAAGATGAAAAAAGGAACGAAATATTGGGCAATTTTAGAGAGAAGAGTTCAACTTGAAATAAGAGATTTAGAAATTGAAAATAAGAACTTATATATTGAATTGAAAGAATTAATTTCAAATCCTATTTATTTAGAATTGCCTACTGAGTAA
- a CDS encoding tyrosine-type recombinase/integrase: MARRKNNLNERELSVVRKSSKSYVESFKEALNLFVDDCELRNLRPFTIRYYQNEIHAFLNQLEKQGIDTNQLKPNNVKGSLIEENVILYMRKYKGAKVVSINTRLRALRSFFNFLYKKKYIKNNPMENVRLLKDRKHVIPTFSKEQLNTLFNQPDLTTFTGVRDYTIMMVFLETGIRVNELAGLSLSDILWEDSLLRIRNAKTYRERLVPIQSEMKKQLKKYLSIRGVVESDALFVTVDGTTLLRRSVQQRIDIYGVKAKIKDVRCSPHTFRHTFAKLSVQQGANIFELQTILGHTSMEIVKTYVNLFGNDVRERHKDFSPLKVLKKR, encoded by the coding sequence ATGGCAAGGCGTAAGAACAACCTTAATGAACGTGAATTATCAGTAGTACGAAAAAGTTCTAAGTCATATGTGGAATCATTCAAAGAAGCGTTAAATCTATTTGTTGATGATTGCGAATTACGTAATTTAAGACCGTTCACTATTCGTTATTATCAAAATGAAATACACGCGTTTCTTAATCAGTTAGAGAAACAAGGGATAGACACGAATCAGTTAAAGCCTAATAACGTTAAAGGAAGTCTTATCGAAGAAAATGTAATCCTCTATATGAGGAAATACAAAGGTGCAAAGGTTGTTTCAATTAATACGCGTTTAAGGGCTTTACGTTCTTTCTTCAATTTTCTTTACAAGAAGAAGTATATAAAAAATAATCCTATGGAAAACGTTAGGCTTTTGAAGGATAGAAAGCATGTTATTCCTACGTTCTCGAAAGAACAATTAAACACTTTATTTAATCAACCAGACCTTACTACATTTACTGGAGTTAGGGACTATACAATAATGATGGTTTTTCTTGAAACAGGGATACGTGTAAATGAACTAGCTGGGCTATCGTTATCCGATATTCTATGGGAAGATAGTTTGTTAAGAATTAGGAACGCTAAGACGTATAGAGAACGCCTAGTTCCAATACAAAGTGAAATGAAGAAGCAATTAAAGAAGTACCTATCCATTCGTGGAGTAGTAGAAAGTGACGCTTTATTTGTTACCGTGGACGGAACAACATTATTAAGAAGGTCAGTACAACAACGAATCGACATATACGGGGTGAAAGCCAAAATAAAAGACGTTCGTTGTAGTCCTCATACATTCCGTCATACGTTCGCAAAGCTAAGTGTTCAACAAGGGGCTAATATCTTTGAATTGCAGACCATTTTAGGACATACAAGCATGGAGATTGTTAAGACCTATGTAAACCTATTTGGGAATGATGTTAGAGAAAGGCACAAAGACTTTTCACCATTAAAGGTGTTAAAGAAACGTTGA